In one window of Tubulanus polymorphus chromosome 3, tnTubPoly1.2, whole genome shotgun sequence DNA:
- the LOC141902240 gene encoding membrane-associated guanylate kinase, WW and PDZ domain-containing protein 1-like — protein MSPVDSPASQRQQKLNSSSSFPPGNPLHPSGNPLHPSGNPLHPSAQYNAPSTRKQTTSFESTEPTPGGGTVAPPPRLSRADRLHSNSLDSNSPSSRSPTRYAVADGDNEFFETTVFLRRLENGFGFRIIGGTEEGSQVSVGHIVPGGAADLDARLRTGDEIIYVDGLSVVGSSHHKVVELVGNAGLAGRVTLGIRRRLRHNSESQYHSQASQLDSIYPYDVVVNRLENEGFGFIIISSMAKTGSILGRIIENSPAERCTRLHVGDRIVAVNGINIIQMHHEDIVNMIKESGYSVTLTVGPPLDDTSSTNSASQPSSQGSMINALAFPAVSESDLSSRKSDYSPFRDRYSTSKAKDVAPRRGYSLESAEIHNVRHPDDDEYVLVELYRGSRGFGFSIRGGQEFGGMPLYVLKIAEGGAAHVDGRLQVGDQILEVNGINANNMSHAQAIELIQSGGSMLRLLIRRTGIPPPAIVAEPSPSKTPDLRHSASVTNGPISQSSPNISRVLSARDAGASGAMGGLYMDTQLHLGQF, from the exons ATGTCCCCCGTCGATAGTCCTGCCAGTCAACGACAACAAAAACTGaactcgtcgtcgtcgtttccGCCGGGGAATCCCCTACATCCGTCGGGGAATCCCCTGCATCCATCGGGGAATCCCCTGCATCCGTCTGCCCAATACAACGCGCCGTCGACGCGTAAACAGACGACGTCGTTCGAGAGCACGGAACCGACGCCCGGTGGCGGTACGGTGGCACCCCCGCCTCGGTTATCGCGAGCCGATCGGTTACATTCGAACTCGCTGGATTCGAACTCGCCGAGTTCGCGCAGTCCGACGCGGTACGCGGTCGCCGACGGCGATAACGAGTTTTTCGAAACGACCGTTTTTCTTCGACGGCTCGAAAACGGGTTCGGATTTCGGATCATAGGTGGCACTGAAGAAGGATCACAG GTATCGGTAGGTCACATCGTACCGGGAGGCGCCGCTGATTTAGACGCTCGATTGCGAACCGGCGACGAGATCATCTACGTCGACGGTCTGTCGGTGGTCGGCTCGTCGCATCATAAAGTCGTCGAACTGGTCGGTAACGCTGGACTCGCGGGTCGAGTTACGCTCGGTATTAGACGCAGGCTTCGACATAATTCtg AATCTCAGTATCACAGTCAAGCGTCGCAGTTAGATTCTATTTATCCGTATGACGTCGTCGTCAATCGACTCGAAAACGAAGGCTTcggtttcatcatcatttcatcGATGGCGAAAACCGGGTCAATTCTAG GTCGTATAATAGAGAATAGCCCTGCTGAACGATGTACCAGGCTACACGTAGGCGATCGTATCGTAGCTGTAAACGGTATCAATATCATACAGATGCATCACGAAGACATCGTGAATATGATCAAAGAATCCGGATACTCCGTAACGTTAACCGTCGGTCCGCCGTTGG ATGATACGTCGAGTACTAATTCTGCTTCACAACCA AGTTCTCAAGGTTCTATGATCAACGCTCTCGCGTTCCCGGCCGTCAGCGAAAGCGATTTGTCGTCgcgtaaatcggattattctcCGTTTCGAGATCGTTATTCGACGTCAAAAGCTAAAGACGTGGCGCCTCGTCGAGGTTATAGTTTAGAG AGCGCTGAGATACACAACGTCAGACATCCCGACGATGATGAATACGTGCTAGTGGAATTATACCGTGGATCGCGTGGATTCGGATTTTCTATCCGCGGTGGACAGGAGTTCGGTGGAATGCCGTTATACGTGCTGAAAATAGCGGAAGGAGGCGCGGCTCACGTCGACGGCAGACTGCAG GTCGGTGATCAGATTCTAGAAGTGAACGGTATAAACGCTAATAACATGTCACACGCTCAGGCTATTGAACTCATACAGAGCGGTGGTTCGATGTTACGATTATTAATCAGGAGAACCGGAATACCTCCCCCTGCTATAGTCGCCG AGCCGTCTCCGTCTAAAACTCCCGATCTGCGACATTCAGCGTCTGTGACGAACGGTCCGATCAGTCAAAGTTCGCCGAACATTTCACGAGTTTTATCGGCTCGCGACGCCGGAGCGTCCGGAGCGATGGGAGGACTATACATGGATACACAACTTCATCTCGGGCAGTTTTGA